In Paenibacillus sonchi, a single genomic region encodes these proteins:
- the dnaX gene encoding DNA polymerase III subunit gamma/tau — translation MEHIALYRAWRPQSFHDMVGQQHIIQTLQNAIREQRVSHAYLFSGPRGTGKTSAAKVLAKAVNCERSEGAEPCNECPSCLRITAGNVMDVQEIDAASNRGVEEIRDLRDKVKYAPTEVRRKVYIIDEVHMLTTEAFNALLKTLEEPPPHVMFILATTEPHKLPATIISRCQRFDFRRVSLEEQTAHLTAICQKEGISADSDALQYIARLSDGGMRDALSILDQISSFTDGQVTYQQVLGMTGGIPSEQFARLATAILEGDMGLLLELVEQLMHEGKSADKCLENLLYYFRDLLMIKMVPGADQLTDRVLNPADFRDMAAAFTRDRLFLIVETLTRYLGEMKYATHPQTLFEVALMKLCSLQQQEGSPHGTAPQAASSHVVGGNAAAVDSGELEHLKRQIAALEKKLEQAMQSGALSGGGRGEQGNQGRQPAQAPAPRVSSPSKLPPQLDKFIAGKDSPDFAEVYKKWSVVLQGVKEEKVTVHAWFVDGEPVAVMEDAVLVAFKNTIHRDTTEKPANRQVIENVFTARLGKPYRLVTMMLRDWNEAAMKTAAQTSTEELQLEHEHETGDTRTEPWIDEAIQLFGEDLVVIKE, via the coding sequence GTGGAACATATCGCGCTGTATCGTGCCTGGCGGCCGCAGTCGTTTCATGACATGGTAGGACAACAGCACATTATTCAGACGCTGCAAAATGCAATTCGTGAACAGCGGGTTTCGCATGCCTATCTGTTCAGCGGACCGCGGGGTACAGGCAAGACAAGCGCCGCCAAAGTGCTCGCCAAAGCTGTCAATTGCGAGCGCAGTGAAGGCGCTGAGCCATGCAATGAATGCCCATCCTGTCTGCGGATCACCGCGGGGAATGTCATGGATGTGCAGGAAATTGACGCAGCGTCGAACCGGGGCGTTGAAGAGATACGTGATCTCCGGGATAAGGTGAAATATGCGCCTACCGAAGTCCGCCGTAAAGTGTATATTATTGATGAAGTGCATATGCTGACTACAGAAGCTTTTAATGCGCTGCTGAAGACGCTGGAGGAGCCGCCTCCGCATGTAATGTTTATTCTGGCGACCACAGAGCCGCATAAATTGCCGGCAACGATTATTTCCCGCTGCCAGCGTTTTGATTTTCGCCGGGTGTCACTGGAAGAGCAGACAGCTCACTTAACAGCGATCTGCCAGAAGGAAGGGATCTCGGCGGACTCAGATGCGCTGCAGTATATTGCCCGCCTTTCCGATGGCGGGATGCGCGATGCGCTCAGTATACTGGACCAGATTTCTTCCTTTACAGATGGCCAAGTCACCTATCAGCAAGTGCTGGGCATGACCGGAGGGATTCCCTCCGAACAATTTGCACGCCTGGCTACGGCCATTCTGGAAGGGGATATGGGACTGCTTCTGGAGCTGGTCGAGCAGCTTATGCATGAAGGCAAGAGTGCTGATAAATGTCTGGAGAACCTGCTGTATTATTTCCGCGATTTACTGATGATCAAGATGGTGCCGGGAGCCGATCAACTAACGGACCGTGTACTGAATCCGGCGGACTTCCGTGATATGGCGGCGGCATTCACCCGGGACCGGCTGTTTCTGATCGTAGAGACGCTGACCCGTTATCTGGGTGAGATGAAGTACGCTACGCATCCGCAAACCTTGTTTGAAGTAGCGCTGATGAAGCTCTGCAGCCTGCAGCAGCAAGAGGGTTCCCCGCACGGGACCGCTCCGCAAGCGGCTTCTTCCCATGTAGTTGGCGGCAATGCTGCAGCTGTGGACTCCGGTGAACTGGAACATCTCAAACGGCAGATTGCTGCCTTGGAGAAGAAGCTGGAGCAGGCTATGCAGTCCGGCGCCTTGTCCGGTGGAGGACGCGGGGAGCAGGGCAATCAAGGCAGACAGCCTGCCCAGGCGCCTGCGCCGCGGGTATCCTCTCCTTCCAAGCTGCCGCCGCAGCTGGATAAGTTTATTGCGGGCAAGGACAGCCCCGATTTTGCGGAAGTGTATAAAAAGTGGAGTGTTGTCCTGCAGGGTGTGAAGGAAGAGAAGGTCACGGTTCACGCCTGGTTTGTCGACGGAGAGCCTGTGGCTGTTATGGAAGACGCTGTGCTGGTTGCCTTTAAGAATACAATTCATCGTGATACTACTGAGAAACCTGCGAACAGACAGGTAATTGAGAACGTATTTACGGCCCGTCTGGGCAAACCTTACCGGCTTGTGACCATGATGCTCCGCGACTGGAATGAGGCTGCAATGAAAACTGCTGCGCAGACCAGTACAGAGGAACTTCAATTGGAGCATGAACACGAAACGGGGGATACCCGGACTGAACCATGGATTGACGAGGCGATCCAGCTCTTTGGGGAAGACCTTGTTGTCATAAAAGAATAG
- a CDS encoding YbaB/EbfC family nucleoid-associated protein, with protein sequence MNNMNQMMKQVKKMQEQMLKAQEELGSKTIEGSSGGGVVTVQVNGHKKLLSIKIKPEAVDPDDIEMLQDLVITAVNDALTQAEELANNDMGKFTGGMKIPGLF encoded by the coding sequence ATGAACAATATGAACCAAATGATGAAGCAGGTCAAAAAAATGCAGGAGCAAATGCTCAAAGCCCAAGAGGAACTGGGCAGCAAGACCATTGAAGGATCATCCGGCGGCGGTGTGGTAACAGTCCAAGTCAACGGCCACAAAAAGCTGCTCTCGATCAAGATCAAGCCTGAGGCTGTAGATCCCGATGATATCGAAATGCTGCAGGATCTAGTGATTACTGCGGTAAATGATGCTCTTACCCAAGCGGAAGAGCTGGCGAATAATGATATGGGTAAATTTACCGGAGGAATGAAGATCCCTGGCTTGTTCTAG
- a CDS encoding radical SAM protein: MYLVYADEQGNVYDHSELYGLARSGDMIVEMLEEELIPLPEGATLVGLPNTRAVGMNPKTGEMLPLPEGSQAVGALLPQGFTRLCLPGYVKTDKSYKLPLFGYSAVVWKDGGFYVAADLTDDPEQWNPLNCDREDVEAGVGSLTAKYPENRLYGHLSNCALGYECLTSSNTFLGRWEGAVPVSYSCNAGCFGCISEQPDDSGFVSPQTRMNFRPTVNEISEVMLEHLKTPQSIISFGQGCEGEPSTQAKLIIEAIREVRSITDMGYININTNAGLSDHIRGIVDAGLDLMRVSTISALDDHYNAYYKPRGYTLANVEKSLKYAASQGVYTSINYLIFPGVTDREEEIEAMVEFVRRTDLKLIQMRNLNIDPESYLELIPPAQGEILGMKTMLEIFREELPDVVIGSYTHVPPADLARAKQRRVKI; this comes from the coding sequence ATGTATTTGGTATATGCCGACGAACAAGGAAACGTATATGATCATTCCGAGCTGTACGGTTTAGCCCGCAGTGGGGATATGATTGTTGAGATGCTGGAGGAAGAGCTGATACCGCTGCCTGAAGGGGCCACCCTGGTAGGGTTGCCTAATACGCGCGCAGTGGGCATGAACCCTAAGACAGGTGAAATGCTGCCGTTGCCGGAAGGATCGCAGGCGGTGGGAGCATTGCTGCCGCAAGGCTTTACCCGTCTGTGTCTTCCCGGCTACGTCAAGACAGACAAGTCGTATAAGCTTCCACTTTTCGGCTATTCCGCAGTAGTGTGGAAAGATGGCGGCTTTTACGTGGCTGCGGATCTTACGGATGATCCCGAGCAGTGGAATCCGCTTAATTGTGATCGGGAGGATGTTGAAGCTGGGGTGGGCAGTTTAACTGCGAAGTACCCGGAGAACCGTCTTTACGGCCACCTTTCCAATTGTGCGCTTGGCTACGAATGTCTGACCTCCTCCAACACCTTTTTGGGGCGGTGGGAAGGAGCGGTTCCTGTTTCCTATTCCTGCAATGCCGGATGCTTCGGCTGTATTTCCGAACAGCCGGACGACAGCGGCTTTGTATCGCCGCAGACACGAATGAACTTTCGCCCTACGGTGAACGAGATTTCAGAGGTAATGCTGGAGCATCTGAAAACGCCCCAGTCCATAATCAGCTTCGGCCAGGGCTGTGAAGGTGAACCGTCTACTCAAGCAAAGCTTATTATCGAGGCGATTCGTGAAGTCCGGTCCATTACAGATATGGGCTACATCAACATTAATACGAATGCCGGCCTAAGCGATCATATTCGCGGCATCGTTGACGCCGGACTGGATTTAATGCGTGTCAGTACAATCAGCGCGCTGGATGACCACTATAATGCTTATTACAAACCACGTGGCTATACGTTAGCTAATGTCGAGAAGTCTCTGAAATACGCAGCTTCACAGGGTGTGTATACATCGATCAATTACCTGATCTTTCCGGGGGTCACAGACCGCGAAGAGGAGATCGAGGCGATGGTGGAATTCGTTAGACGTACAGACCTGAAGCTGATACAAATGCGCAACCTCAATATTGACCCGGAGAGCTACCTGGAATTAATACCCCCGGCTCAGGGGGAGATTCTGGGAATGAAGACGATGCTGGAGATTTTCCGTGAAGAGCTTCCGGATGTTGTCATAGGTTCGTATACCCATGTGCCGCCTGCGGATTTGGCCCGGGCCAAGCAGCGGCGGGTGAAAATCTAG
- a CDS encoding pro-sigmaK processing inhibitor BofA family protein — MNFSGLLTDIYIPLNPATIGAVTVLGLPGVLMLMGLKLTLF; from the coding sequence GTGAATTTTTCGGGCTTGCTAACGGATATATATATTCCCCTGAACCCTGCCACTATAGGTGCTGTAACGGTTCTTGGACTTCCGGGAGTGCTGATGCTTATGGGTTTGAAATTAACTTTGTTTTAA
- the rpmE gene encoding 50S ribosomal protein L31, with the protein MQSAIQPKYNVTKVTCACGNTFETGSVKPELRVEICSSCHPFFTGKQKFMDAGGRVDKFKKKYGI; encoded by the coding sequence ATGCAATCAGCAATTCAACCCAAGTACAATGTAACCAAGGTAACCTGTGCGTGTGGCAATACCTTCGAGACCGGTTCTGTAAAGCCAGAGCTGCGTGTCGAAATTTGCTCCAGCTGCCACCCGTTCTTCACGGGCAAGCAGAAGTTCATGGATGCCGGCGGCCGTGTTGATAAATTTAAGAAAAAATATGGTATCTAA
- the recR gene encoding recombination mediator RecR, with protein sequence MYYPEPLAKLIEAFTRLPGIGPKSAARLAFHVLNMKEDEVIDFAKALVSVKRNLHYCSVCCNITDTDPCRICQDKTRDASVICVVQDSKDLVAIERTKEFDGYYHVLQGAISPMEGIGPDDIRLKELLTRLSDEKVKELIMATNPNIEGEATAMYISRLVRPFEIKITRIAHGLPVGGDLEYADEVTLSKALEGRRELF encoded by the coding sequence TTGTATTATCCAGAACCGCTAGCCAAGCTGATCGAAGCTTTTACGCGTTTGCCCGGAATTGGTCCGAAGTCAGCCGCCCGGCTTGCTTTTCATGTGCTGAATATGAAGGAAGACGAGGTTATTGATTTTGCCAAGGCGCTGGTCAGCGTCAAACGCAATCTTCATTACTGTTCGGTCTGCTGCAATATTACGGATACCGATCCCTGCCGGATCTGTCAGGACAAAACCCGCGATGCCTCCGTAATCTGTGTAGTCCAGGATTCCAAGGATCTGGTGGCTATTGAACGGACTAAGGAATTCGACGGCTATTACCATGTGCTGCAAGGGGCAATCTCACCAATGGAAGGCATAGGTCCGGATGATATCCGCTTGAAGGAGCTGCTGACCCGTCTGAGTGATGAGAAAGTGAAGGAGCTTATTATGGCCACCAACCCCAATATTGAGGGTGAAGCCACAGCGATGTATATCTCCCGCCTGGTCCGGCCTTTCGAGATCAAAATCACCAGGATAGCCCATGGACTGCCTGTAGGCGGCGATTTGGAGTATGCGGATGAGGTAACCTTGTCCAAGGCCCTCGAAGGCCGCCGTGAGCTGTTCTAA